The sequence tcatttttaaaaattccaatcaAACAATGCTCATCAGGGTGCCCTTGGCATACATCTAAAAATACATGCTACAAAGaattacaaacaaaaatcaaTCTCAAAAGCAGCACTTCTCCTCTCACCCCCAACCTCCCATTATACTAATCATTGGTAGGTTGGCCTCATTATTAAAAGTCCCCCTTCATAGCATGTTCCTCCAACCAAAAATCCGGCCATCCATTCTTTAGCCTCCTCCAGTGTTCACTGGAACACATGGGCATTGTAGCCTTCCTAGAAGGTAAACAGGTTTGGGCTGTTTCAGACCAAAGGTGGGAGAGCATTCCAAAGGGATGGATAGTTAAAATGGGTATATTTCCCTCTCTAAAGGAATTGAGAGGCTTTGTGGGACAAGACAGTTCTTGTTACGTTTATTTTACATGGAATACATAGAAACTTATTTGTGGTTGGAGATCAGAATGTTCCCTCTAGCTTTTAATGAAATCTATTGGCCACAGGCCCAAAATGAAGTATAAACTGGAGAATCCCTACCACCAAATCTTGTAGTGCAATGACTTATCTCTTTTATTTACATAAATGTGAAGTTAAATCAGCTTTTCCTCATTGATTTGAAAATATACACAAGGGATAGTTAAGAGTAAGGAATTTACAGCAGTATTAATAGTCCTCTGCCAAAAGTGGAATAGGAAAGAATGCAATAATATATACAACTGTATTATGTTTGAAGGAACCATAGAGAGCTATCACTAGCTTGTAGCTGTGTGATTTTTGGTGAAGTGAAACTAGTTTGTTGGGCACATCTAATCACTTAATGTgcagaaaataataaattaaaaaaagattgtaTTAGTTATGTCTAAGTAAATAGAAACATAGAGATTAACATTAGAAATGGGAAAGAGCTGTTAAATAACCTAACCCATCTCCCTGCCAAATCAGGATTATTGATATCTCTTGTACTTTTACAATTaattgctttgtccagtctaagccctggtctacactaggactttaggtcgaatttagcagcattaaatcgatttaaacctgcacccgtccacacaatgaagccctttatttcgacttaaagggctcttaaaatcgatttccttactccacccctgacaagtggattagcgcttaaatcgatgttgccggctcgaatttggggtactgtggacacaatttgatggtattggcctccgggagctatcccagagtgctccattctgaccgctctggacagcactctcaactcagatgcactggccaggtagacaggaaaagaaccgcgaacttttgaatctcatttcctgtttggccagcgtggcaagctgcaggtgaccatgcagagctcatcagcacaggtgcccatgatggagtcccagaatcgcaaaagagctccagcatggaccgaacgggaggtacgggatctgatcgttgtttggggagaggaatccgtgctatcagaactccattccagttttcgaaatgccaaaacctttgtgaaaatctcccagggcatgaaggacagaggccataacagggacccgaagcagtgccgcgtgaaactgaaggagctgaggcaagcctaccagaaaaccagagaggcgaacagccgctctgggtcagagccccaaacatgccgcttctatgatgagctgcatgccattttagggggttcagccaccactaccccagccgtgttgtttgactccttcaatggagatggaggcaatacagaagtaggttttggggacgaagaagatgatgatgaggaggaggttgtagatagctcacagcaagcaagcggagaaaccggttttcccgacagccaggaactgtttctcaccctagacctggagccagtaccccccgaacccacccaaggctgcctcctggacccagcaggcggagaagggacctctggtgagtgtaccttttaaaatgctatacatggtttaaaagcaagcatgtgaaaggattactttgccctggcatttgcggttctcctagatgtagtcctaaagcctttgcaaaagttttctggggagggcagccttatttcgtccttcatggtaggacactttaccactccaggccagtaacacgtactcaggaatcactgtagaacaaagcattgcagtgtatgtttgctggcattcaaccaaaatccgttctttatctctctgtgttatcctcaggagagtgagatataattcatggtcacctggttgaaatagagtgcttttcttcaggggacactcagaggagcccattcctgctgggctgtttgcctgtggctaaacagaaatgttccccactgttagccacagggaggggggaaggttgagggggtagccacgcggtgggaggaggcaaaatgcgaccttgtaacgaaagcacatgtgctatgtatgtaatgttaacagcaaggtttaccctgaaagagtgtagcgactgttttataaaatgtgtctttttaaataccactgtccctttttttttctccaccagctgcatgtgtttcaatgatcacaggatcttctccttcccagaggctagtgaagcttagaaagaaaaaaaaacgcacttgcgatgaaatgttctccgagctcatgctgtcctcccacact is a genomic window of Lepidochelys kempii isolate rLepKem1 chromosome 1, rLepKem1.hap2, whole genome shotgun sequence containing:
- the LOC140907883 gene encoding uncharacterized protein, with translation MQSSSAQVPMMESQNRKRAPAWTEREVRDLIVVWGEESVLSELHSSFRNAKTFVKISQGMKDRGHNRDPKQCRVKLKELRQAYQKTREANSRSGSEPQTCRFYDELHAILGGSATTTPAVLFDSFNGDGGNTEVGFGDEEDDDEEEVVDSSQQASGETGFPDSQELFLTLDLEPVPPEPTQGCLLDPAGGEGTSAACVSMITGSSPSQRLVKLRKKKKRTCDEMFSELMLSSHTDRAQTNAWRQIMSECRKAQNDREERWRAEESKWRAEDRAEAQMWQQRDERRQDSMLRLLQDQTSMFQCMVELQQRQLEHRLPLLPLCNQPPSSPSSIVSTPRRPRTRWGGLRPTSHSTTEDCPKKRRLSFNKF